Proteins from one Desulfitobacterium chlororespirans DSM 11544 genomic window:
- a CDS encoding ABC transporter permease, which produces MALNKRVWRILKENPLRYLGVLMLIVLGSYTFVVAAGIAQNLDTLITTFTEGHQQEDLSFATDKAIPDSGELERAVHAVIEEYRSFDAALSDSLTLRLLSKTEKLNIPAVTEGRGLAGPGEILLDPAFAKANGYSLGSSIKAAGKNFTVVGYVSLPHYIYPLKNVYDIMVSPSNFGVGVIDPAEFADIGNGSLFYSVRFQDRTQSLNQQAVQFRERLHAEGVTESEWVDIMNNKRARMAWASITGLKTMSIPVPAAMFLLCCLIIGIMIWRMIRREGVIIGTLYAQGYRRRELMGHYMAIPLLLAVTGGAAGSLLALLSVAPSITGMVSYYNVPVAGIELNLWHALIGILTPVLFLGLSSYLVIRLELRRSPAELMKGSEQKTKVNALERAFKLERFTFGTKFKLREQLRSISRLLFLFLGVISASVLMLLGFTIMNSMDYVFKSSTEGTYRFEYEYAFKDLHYGQAPAGAEVFNAGRFYPEDEEEIEFYVTGVEPDSAFLTLTDSKGQPLPNDQINITKPLAEKLGIKAGDRVSLISKQDGQPYVFSIDAVADSYAGQFIFMPVEALNRQLGLPANSYTGLWSTEKLAVPDEQLAGTKSLSETAAAMDELLGPMLSMVGMMTLIACMVSLIIIYLVTSLTIEENKNTISLFKIFGYRRREINALILNSSTLVIVAGFLIGIPAMAASMGAIYGYVGGMINLVLPTVINPIYVIVCFGAIMLTYQFSKLLCARKVHSVSMSEALKAGTE; this is translated from the coding sequence ATGGCGCTGAACAAGAGAGTTTGGCGGATCTTGAAAGAAAACCCACTGCGCTACCTGGGCGTTCTTATGCTCATTGTTCTTGGCAGTTATACCTTTGTTGTGGCGGCAGGCATAGCCCAGAACCTTGATACGCTGATCACCACCTTTACAGAGGGACATCAGCAGGAGGATCTGTCCTTTGCAACGGACAAAGCCATTCCCGACAGCGGGGAATTGGAGAGAGCGGTTCATGCCGTCATTGAGGAGTACAGGAGTTTTGACGCTGCCCTCTCGGATTCGCTGACCCTGCGGCTCTTAAGTAAAACAGAAAAGCTGAACATCCCGGCGGTCACCGAGGGGCGGGGGCTTGCCGGCCCGGGAGAAATCCTGCTTGACCCTGCTTTTGCCAAAGCCAACGGCTATTCACTGGGAAGCAGTATCAAGGCAGCCGGTAAAAACTTTACGGTGGTGGGCTATGTATCCTTGCCTCACTATATCTATCCCTTAAAAAATGTCTACGATATCATGGTATCCCCCAGTAATTTCGGTGTGGGCGTTATCGACCCTGCGGAATTTGCGGATATCGGCAACGGGTCCCTCTTTTATTCTGTCAGGTTTCAGGACAGAACCCAGAGCCTGAACCAGCAGGCAGTGCAATTCCGGGAGCGTTTGCATGCCGAAGGCGTCACAGAATCTGAATGGGTTGACATTATGAACAATAAACGGGCCAGGATGGCCTGGGCGTCGATCACCGGTTTAAAAACCATGAGCATTCCGGTGCCGGCGGCGATGTTTTTGCTGTGCTGCCTGATTATCGGCATTATGATCTGGCGCATGATCCGCCGGGAAGGGGTGATCATCGGGACACTGTACGCCCAGGGCTACCGGCGGCGTGAGCTGATGGGCCACTATATGGCCATTCCCCTGCTGCTGGCCGTTACGGGAGGCGCGGCAGGAAGCTTGCTGGCCCTGTTGTCCGTGGCACCGTCGATCACAGGGATGGTTTCTTACTACAATGTTCCTGTTGCAGGTATTGAACTGAACCTTTGGCATGCCCTCATCGGCATACTGACGCCTGTGCTGTTTCTGGGCCTCAGCAGCTACCTGGTCATTCGCCTGGAATTGCGACGTTCCCCGGCGGAGTTGATGAAAGGGAGTGAACAAAAAACCAAAGTGAACGCTCTGGAGCGGGCCTTTAAGCTGGAGAGATTCACCTTCGGCACCAAATTCAAGCTGCGGGAGCAGCTGAGAAGCATTTCCCGTCTTTTGTTCCTTTTTTTGGGGGTCATCAGCGCTTCGGTCCTTATGCTCTTGGGTTTTACGATCATGAATTCCATGGATTATGTGTTCAAAAGCAGTACCGAAGGCACTTACCGGTTCGAATATGAATACGCCTTTAAGGACCTGCACTACGGGCAAGCGCCGGCAGGGGCGGAAGTTTTCAACGCCGGGAGGTTTTATCCTGAAGACGAGGAAGAAATAGAATTTTATGTGACCGGTGTAGAGCCGGATTCCGCGTTCTTAACGCTGACCGACAGCAAGGGCCAGCCCCTTCCCAATGATCAGATCAACATAACCAAGCCTTTGGCGGAAAAGCTGGGAATCAAGGCGGGGGACAGGGTAAGCTTGATCAGCAAGCAGGATGGGCAGCCCTATGTTTTCTCTATTGACGCGGTGGCCGATTCCTACGCAGGGCAGTTTATCTTTATGCCTGTTGAGGCATTGAACAGGCAGCTCGGATTGCCTGCCAACAGCTATACAGGACTCTGGAGCACTGAAAAATTAGCTGTTCCTGATGAACAGCTGGCAGGAACAAAATCTTTAAGTGAGACTGCGGCCGCTATGGATGAGCTGCTGGGGCCAATGCTTTCCATGGTAGGGATGATGACTCTGATCGCCTGTATGGTGAGCTTGATTATCATCTATCTGGTAACCTCCCTCACGATTGAGGAGAATAAGAATACCATCTCGTTATTTAAGATTTTTGGCTACCGGCGCCGTGAGATCAATGCTCTGATCCTGAACAGCTCGACCTTGGTGATCGTGGCCGGATTTCTGATCGGCATTCCGGCCATGGCGGCTTCCATGGGTGCCATCTACGGCTATGTGGGCGGGATGATCAATTTGGTGCTGCCGACGGTTATTAATCCAATCTATGTGATTGTTTGCTTTGGGGCGATTATGCTGACTTATCAGTTCAGCAAACTGCTGTGTGCCAGGAAGGTACACTCGGTTTCCATGAGTGAGGCTTTAAAAGCAGGAACAGAATAG
- a CDS encoding ABC transporter ATP-binding protein, translating to MFIEVSNLKKSYASGAMTNEVLKGIGMKLGKGEIGVILGPSGSGKSTLMNIIGGVDRGDSGEVMVGGVEINHLNDDQLTDYRREDIGFVFQFYNLVPNLTVGENIEVVSNISKAPLNVDEVLAAVEMTDKKRRFPRELSGGEQQRVAIARAIVKNPQLLLCDEPTGALDYQTSRSILQLLERVNREYGTTILMITHNEAIAAMANRVFKLRSGEIAEAAVNQVIIPAERIEW from the coding sequence ATGTTTATTGAGGTTTCGAACCTAAAGAAAAGCTACGCATCCGGCGCCATGACCAATGAAGTTTTGAAAGGAATCGGGATGAAGCTGGGAAAGGGGGAGATCGGTGTCATCCTCGGACCCTCAGGTTCAGGCAAATCGACCTTGATGAATATCATTGGCGGTGTGGATCGCGGCGACAGCGGGGAGGTCATGGTTGGCGGGGTTGAGATCAACCATTTGAACGATGACCAACTGACCGATTACAGGCGTGAAGACATCGGCTTTGTCTTCCAGTTCTATAATTTGGTCCCCAACCTTACCGTGGGGGAAAACATTGAAGTCGTCTCCAACATCAGCAAAGCGCCCTTGAACGTTGACGAGGTCTTGGCGGCGGTGGAAATGACAGATAAAAAGCGGCGTTTCCCCAGAGAACTAAGCGGTGGTGAACAGCAGAGAGTCGCTATTGCCAGAGCTATTGTCAAAAATCCGCAGCTCCTGCTGTGCGACGAGCCGACCGGCGCTCTGGATTATCAGACCTCCCGCAGCATTCTGCAGCTTTTGGAACGGGTGAACAGAGAATACGGAACTACCATTTTGATGATCACTCATAATGAAGCGATTGCCGCAATGGCCAACCGGGTGTTTAAACTGAGATCCGGGGAAATCGCGGAAGCAGCAGTCAACCAGGTAATTATTCCGGCGGAAAGGATTGAGTGGTAA
- a CDS encoding TetR/AcrR family transcriptional regulator, whose product MTTWVIVIYLNIELDRNEVAVIYPKFYSLEAEKRERIINAALKEFARNGYEKASTNEMTKEADISKGSLFSYFNTKKELYLFLLDYVVEVIESIYDEVDWQETDLFERMRKIGLVKFKIYKKFPHAINFLKVAAHEDAGEVKAEIAETGRHLIADGLGRGYENIDWTKFREDMEREKMLNIITWTILSFAEQQRDRVESFEDLSLDLLREWDGYFDILKRCFYKKEEQEHVY is encoded by the coding sequence ATGACCACTTGGGTCATTGTGATTTATCTCAATATAGAACTAGATAGAAATGAGGTGGCTGTCATTTATCCAAAATTCTATAGCTTAGAAGCGGAGAAAAGGGAACGTATCATTAATGCGGCCCTTAAAGAATTTGCCCGCAATGGTTATGAAAAGGCATCGACCAATGAGATGACCAAAGAAGCAGACATCTCCAAAGGCTCATTGTTCAGCTATTTTAACACGAAAAAGGAGCTGTATTTGTTTCTGCTGGACTATGTGGTAGAGGTCATCGAAAGCATTTATGATGAGGTGGATTGGCAGGAAACCGATCTTTTTGAAAGAATGAGGAAAATCGGCCTGGTTAAATTCAAGATTTACAAAAAGTTTCCCCATGCCATTAATTTTCTCAAAGTCGCAGCCCATGAGGATGCAGGGGAAGTGAAAGCGGAAATCGCTGAAACGGGCAGGCATCTCATTGCCGACGGTCTGGGCAGAGGGTATGAAAATATTGATTGGACAAAATTTCGTGAAGATATGGAGCGGGAAAAAATGCTCAATATTATTACCTGGACTATCTTAAGTTTTGCCGAACAGCAAAGGGACCGGGTCGAGTCCTTTGAAGATCTGAGCCTTGACCTGCTTCGGGAGTGGGATGGGTATTTCGATATATTGAAGCGCTGTTTCTATAAGAAGGAGGAGCAGGAGCATGTTTATTGA